One Novipirellula artificiosorum genomic window carries:
- a CDS encoding EF-hand domain-containing protein: MKSYAQRIIGRYDKNQDGLLTEDEYSQMLMSPHDADRNKDGKIELDEYARWMSERAKK, translated from the coding sequence ATGAAAAGTTATGCCCAGCGTATCATTGGTCGCTATGATAAGAATCAGGATGGATTGCTCACCGAAGATGAATACTCCCAGATGCTGATGTCGCCTCACGACGCTGATCGAAACAAGGACGGAAAAATTGAGCTCGACGAATACGCCCGTTGGATGTCC